The DNA region ATCCAAAATATTCGCAAAGAAGTTCATGAAAAAGTATGGCATAAGAACCGCTCGCTTTAAAACGGCGATGAGCGAGACTGAGCTTGAAGAAGCGCTCGAGGAGTTTTCTCCTCCCTACGTTCTTAAGGCAGATCCGTTGGCTGGAGGAAAAGGGGTTCTGATAATTAAGAATAGGGCTGAGGCTATTGATAAAGGGAAAGCTCTGATGAAGGGAAAACTGCTTAAGAACGTTTCCGGCGGACTCGTGATTGAGGAATTTCTTCCGGGAGAAGAACTAAGCGCCATCGCCGTGGTCGGAGAAAGGGGGTTCAAGCTGCTTCCCCTCGCGCGAGATTATAAGAGAGCCTTTGACGGCGATCAGGGACCCAACACGGGTGGGATGGGGTGCTATTCTCCGGTCAAGATAAGCTATGAGTTAAGAGGAAAAATAGAAGAGATACTGGATAGAACCCTAAGCGGTCTTAAGAAGGAAAACCTAAGCTACAAGGGCTTTCTATATCTCGGCTTGATGATATTTGAGGGGGATCCATATGTTCTTGAGTATAATGTCAGGCTCGGTGATCCTGAAGCCGAAGCTATCATCCCCTTAGACCCTGAAAGCTTTGTCGAGATGGTCCTGAGCGCGTTTTACGAGGGAG from Synergistota bacterium includes:
- the purD gene encoding phosphoribosylamine--glycine ligase, which produces MRVWILGSGGREHAIGWAFKRCGHDVFFVPGNGGTKKTGKNIPCKSVEEVKKLIRERKADIDILIPGSENYIAAGVADALSEKTFSPMKAPALLEASKIFAKKFMKKYGIRTARFKTAMSETELEEALEEFSPPYVLKADPLAGGKGVLIIKNRAEAIDKGKALMKGKLLKNVSGGLVIEEFLPGEELSAIAVVGERGFKLLPLARDYKRAFDGDQGPNTGGMGCYSPVKISYELRGKIEEILDRTLSGLKKENLSYKGFLYLGLMIFEGDPYVLEYNVRLGDPEAEAIIPLDPESFVEMVLSAFYEGAPTASMKEELFAVDVVVASEGYPMNPRKGMKIDMPDDELYFFAGVSEENGELIVSGGRVIHAVGIGKTLREARNKAYERASKVRFEGAFYRKDIADVQI